In Acidovorax sp. GBBC 1281, a single window of DNA contains:
- a CDS encoding MarR family winged helix-turn-helix transcriptional regulator: MPRPDALAHPVSTPSPALLQLDNQVCFALYSASLAMTKLYKPLLESIGLTYPQYLVMLSLWERDGITVSELGERLFLDSGTLTPLLKRLEASGLVSRLRDAQDERRVRTTLTPAGRALRDRAEAIPACVLESSQCTLPELTALTRQLQQLRRRIGSG, from the coding sequence ATGCCCCGCCCCGACGCCCTCGCCCACCCGGTCTCCACGCCCAGCCCCGCTCTGCTGCAGCTGGACAACCAGGTCTGCTTCGCGCTGTATTCCGCGTCGCTGGCGATGACCAAGCTCTACAAGCCGCTGCTGGAGTCCATCGGCCTCACCTACCCGCAGTACCTGGTGATGCTGTCGCTGTGGGAGCGCGACGGCATCACCGTCTCCGAACTGGGCGAGCGCCTGTTCCTCGACTCCGGCACGCTCACCCCGCTGCTCAAGCGCCTGGAGGCATCGGGCCTGGTGTCGCGGCTGCGCGATGCGCAGGACGAGCGCCGCGTGCGCACCACGCTCACCCCCGCCGGCCGGGCCCTGCGCGACCGCGCCGAAGCCATTCCCGCCTGCGTGCTGGAAAGCAGCCAGTGCACCCTGCCCGAACTCACGGCGCTGACCCGGCAGCTGCAGCAGCTGCGCCGCCGGATCGGCTCCGGCTAG